Proteins found in one Labrenzia sp. VG12 genomic segment:
- a CDS encoding serine protease → MRSVLFAVLVLLVSAGASFADYNRSKAWFNDLTYQERIRTQFLLVFTGDYETIVDGAFGPQTYKALKSFQKHREFGSDGVLDAAQTLILQRDGLDLVKRVGFETRNEALTGITFGIPAKLFEASSKSERGHRWQAYDSSIELETLRIAKGDTSYKELYQRLTSSRNGRSLDTKLFRNDYFVVSGQQDGRDFFVRIMKTPEDSRGFSLFWDKKHAVFMRRVAVAMSNSLRYYDGGPEAGKLDAMTSAPELKSLPRANGPQEQADPSGQVYRKPAGSSSGSGYVLTKEGHIGTNAHVVSECSYLDVPGYGTATLIQADLVNDLAIIQLDRKHADHVVKFRAKQPILRGEEIFVLGYPFAQLLDNNLNFTHGIVSSLAGVQGDIRHFMVSAPVQPGNSGGPVLDRTGALIGTVVSRLDKFKTLRVAGDLPENINFAIRGRLMATFMESLGLSPSYNTITSLKSPTQIDEEAARYTVLILCKN, encoded by the coding sequence ATGCGTTCGGTGTTATTTGCAGTCCTTGTCCTTCTTGTTTCGGCAGGCGCGAGCTTCGCCGACTACAATCGTTCGAAGGCCTGGTTCAACGATTTGACCTACCAGGAGCGCATTCGCACACAGTTCCTGCTTGTCTTCACCGGCGACTACGAAACGATCGTCGACGGCGCATTCGGCCCACAGACCTACAAGGCCCTGAAGAGCTTTCAGAAACACCGGGAGTTCGGCTCCGATGGCGTGCTGGACGCCGCGCAAACCCTGATCCTTCAAAGAGACGGACTGGATCTGGTCAAACGGGTCGGTTTTGAAACCCGAAACGAAGCCTTGACCGGCATTACCTTCGGAATTCCGGCCAAGCTGTTTGAGGCAAGTTCAAAATCGGAACGCGGACACCGCTGGCAGGCCTATGACAGCAGCATCGAACTGGAAACCCTGCGCATTGCAAAGGGTGACACGTCCTACAAGGAACTCTATCAGCGTCTGACCTCTTCAAGAAATGGCAGATCACTCGACACCAAGTTGTTTCGCAACGACTATTTTGTCGTCTCAGGCCAGCAGGACGGTCGGGATTTTTTTGTCAGAATCATGAAGACGCCGGAAGACAGCCGGGGGTTTTCCTTGTTCTGGGACAAGAAACACGCCGTCTTCATGAGACGTGTGGCTGTCGCCATGTCCAACAGCTTGCGTTACTATGACGGCGGTCCGGAGGCCGGAAAACTGGATGCCATGACTTCCGCGCCGGAGCTGAAGTCCCTGCCGCGGGCAAACGGTCCACAGGAGCAGGCAGACCCGTCAGGCCAGGTTTACAGGAAACCCGCCGGCTCCTCTTCCGGCTCGGGTTACGTCCTGACCAAAGAGGGTCATATCGGAACCAATGCGCATGTCGTCAGCGAGTGCAGCTATCTTGACGTTCCTGGATACGGTACTGCCACGCTGATCCAGGCCGATCTCGTCAACGATCTGGCCATCATCCAGCTCGACAGGAAACACGCCGACCACGTTGTCAAATTCCGGGCGAAACAGCCGATCCTGCGCGGTGAGGAAATCTTCGTCCTCGGCTATCCCTTCGCGCAGCTGCTCGACAACAATCTGAATTTCACCCATGGTATCGTGTCGTCGCTTGCCGGCGTACAAGGCGACATCCGCCACTTCATGGTGTCCGCCCCTGTCCAGCCCGGCAACTCGGGTGGCCCCGTTCTCGACCGGACCGGCGCGCTGATCGGCACCGTTGTCTCCCGGCTCGACAAGTTCAAGACACTTCGGGTTGCAGGCGACTTGCCCGAGAATATCAACTTTGCGATCCGGGGCCGGCTGATGGCAACCTTCATGGAAAGCCTCGGCCTGAGCCCGTCCTACAACACGATCACAAGCCTCAAGAGCCCGACCCAGATCGACGAGGAAGCCGCGCGCTACACGGTGCTGATCCTCTGCAAGAACTGA
- a CDS encoding transglutaminase family protein, whose protein sequence is MLYDLNLEINYTYASPANSGIHALRLMPATIPGEQKLLAGQVHVKPGPSERHDRVDFFTNAVTDVTFRKAHSELVFTLKARVDRTATPEEFDISPALPSLAREVSAIQCLGPNEPVHFLSASPRLPSDPAFAVYAEEHVSSDMSVIAAVETIGRALHEDLTFDPDATTVDTPAIEAFERRQGVCQDFSHIMIACLRSLGVPAGYVSGFLRTIPPKGQPRLEGADAMHAWVRAWCGIEVGWIEYDPTNALRVGQDHIVVARGRDYGDVAPVKGVLRTAGGQTTGHKVDVIPR, encoded by the coding sequence GTGCTTTACGACCTGAATCTGGAGATCAACTACACTTATGCCAGTCCGGCCAATTCCGGGATCCATGCCCTGCGCCTGATGCCCGCAACGATCCCCGGTGAGCAAAAGCTGCTGGCTGGACAGGTGCATGTGAAGCCGGGACCATCGGAGCGCCACGACCGCGTCGACTTTTTCACCAATGCGGTTACCGATGTCACTTTCCGCAAGGCCCACAGCGAACTGGTTTTCACTCTGAAGGCGCGGGTCGACCGAACGGCGACGCCAGAAGAGTTCGACATTTCCCCCGCGCTGCCATCACTTGCCAGGGAAGTGTCCGCAATCCAGTGCCTTGGCCCGAACGAACCCGTGCATTTCCTCTCCGCCTCACCGAGATTACCATCCGATCCCGCTTTCGCAGTCTATGCCGAGGAACATGTTTCATCCGACATGAGCGTCATCGCAGCTGTCGAGACAATCGGCCGGGCGCTGCACGAGGACCTGACCTTCGACCCCGATGCGACAACGGTCGACACGCCGGCCATCGAGGCGTTCGAGCGACGTCAGGGCGTCTGCCAGGACTTCTCGCATATCATGATCGCCTGCCTCAGAAGCCTTGGCGTGCCCGCCGGATATGTCAGCGGGTTTCTGCGCACGATCCCCCCCAAGGGCCAGCCGCGGCTGGAAGGGGCCGATGCCATGCATGCCTGGGTAAGGGCCTGGTGCGGTATCGAGGTCGGCTGGATAGAATATGACCCGACCAATGCCCTGCGGGTCGGGCAGGACCACATCGTCGTTGCTCGTGGCCGCGACTACGGCGACGTTGCGCCCGTGAAAGGTGTCTTGCGCACGGCCGGAGGCCAGACGACGGGGCACAAGGTGGACGTCATTCCGCGGTAA
- a CDS encoding carbohydrate ABC transporter permease — MRPGSILLTALTGLVWGVTAILVIAVTLTLITGEVALPQATAGGLAGLLAALTFVWRHSSETKGGLPDWALSALVLFLVLMVASFAAPFSLPLGKAPVWQGLGLIAFVVCVTGANRVTLTGARLGAMSRYEREVIYIRIAKGVGFVVFTIIVALPFYVMVMTSLKSQQALLANPLDLSIDVSQGLSGLFRSYVELFTQFNFGRYLLVSAFVSVATVVLTLLFSVPGAYAVSRLRFPGQAMLARSVLLIYMVPAIVLVIPLYAVFSQLGLRNTLTGLLIVYPATTIPVALYMLQGYFRGLPSELEEAGLMDGLSRIGVILKITLPLSLPALASVSLYVFMIAWNEFLFAFMFLDDPDIFTLSRGVVSLNSSEVPRQHLMAGAVIATVPVLVIFLWFERFLVQGLTAGSVKG, encoded by the coding sequence ATGAGACCGGGCAGTATCCTGCTGACAGCCCTGACCGGCCTTGTCTGGGGCGTCACCGCCATTCTCGTGATTGCTGTCACGCTGACGCTGATCACCGGGGAAGTTGCTTTACCGCAGGCAACGGCCGGCGGCCTCGCCGGCCTGCTCGCCGCGCTCACCTTTGTCTGGCGCCATTCGTCCGAGACCAAGGGCGGACTGCCGGACTGGGCGCTGTCGGCCCTTGTGCTCTTTCTGGTTCTGATGGTCGCCAGTTTTGCGGCGCCGTTCAGCCTGCCGCTCGGCAAGGCGCCGGTCTGGCAGGGCCTGGGTCTGATCGCCTTTGTTGTCTGCGTCACCGGGGCCAACCGGGTCACGCTGACGGGCGCCCGGCTCGGGGCCATGTCCCGTTACGAGCGCGAGGTCATCTATATCCGTATCGCGAAAGGCGTCGGATTTGTGGTTTTCACCATCATTGTGGCGCTGCCCTTCTACGTGATGGTCATGACGTCGCTGAAAAGCCAGCAGGCGCTGCTGGCCAATCCGCTCGATCTCTCGATCGATGTCAGCCAGGGCCTGAGCGGTCTGTTCCGCTCCTATGTGGAACTCTTCACCCAGTTCAATTTCGGCCGCTACCTGCTGGTGTCCGCCTTTGTTTCGGTCGCCACCGTCGTGCTGACCTTGCTGTTCTCCGTGCCCGGCGCCTATGCGGTGTCGCGGCTGCGGTTCCCGGGGCAGGCCATGCTCGCCCGGTCCGTGCTGCTGATCTACATGGTGCCTGCCATCGTGCTGGTAATCCCGCTCTACGCGGTCTTCTCGCAGCTTGGCTTGCGCAACACGCTGACCGGTCTTTTGATCGTTTATCCGGCGACGACCATTCCCGTGGCGCTCTACATGTTGCAGGGCTATTTCCGCGGGCTGCCGTCCGAGCTTGAAGAAGCCGGTCTGATGGACGGCTTGTCGCGGATCGGCGTGATCCTGAAGATCACGTTGCCGCTGTCTCTGCCGGCGCTGGCCTCCGTCTCGCTCTATGTCTTCATGATTGCCTGGAACGAGTTCCTGTTTGCTTTCATGTTCCTGGACGATCCGGACATCTTCACCCTGTCACGCGGTGTCGTTTCACTGAATTCCTCCGAGGTGCCGCGACAGCATCTGATGGCGGGGGCCGTGATCGCAACGGTTCCGGTGCTCGTGATCTTCCTGTGGTTCGAACGTTTCCTTGTCCAGGGCCTGACGGCCGGCAGCGTCAAGGGTTGA
- a CDS encoding ABC transporter substrate-binding protein yields the protein MFGRSKFLASTIAGVLALGLTSAQADTLRFWTTEEQPERLAKQEEMAAAFKDKTGIEVEVIPVSESDLGTRATAAFAAGDLPDVIYHTLQYALPWAEAGILDTEAATEVLENLGADTFAPGAVAMAAVEDGIASVPVDGWTQMVVYRKDLFDANGLAAPDSYEAILAAVEKLHNPPEMFAFVAATKIDENFMSQVLEHVLLANGVTPVDDNGFKALDEKKTIEALEFYKAIAEASPPGDLYWKQSRELYFAGKAAMIIWSPFILDELAGLRDSAPPTITDDPTSKELASKTGIVTTLKGPSNPDGAAWGDIRYFGITNDADTEAAMQFVEFSVDDGYMSTLSIAPEGKFPVRRGNKDNATAFVDGWAKLPVGVDRKAPLTDLYDAETINVIVSGLDTASRWGVTEGQLSLASKIINSQVINRYVREYIDGERDAAATVAKLNEELAKVQ from the coding sequence ATGTTTGGGAGGAGTAAGTTCCTGGCCTCGACCATCGCGGGTGTGCTCGCACTTGGTCTGACGTCGGCTCAGGCGGACACGCTGCGGTTCTGGACAACGGAAGAGCAGCCTGAGCGTCTGGCCAAGCAGGAAGAAATGGCGGCGGCCTTCAAGGACAAGACCGGCATCGAGGTTGAAGTCATTCCGGTGTCTGAATCCGATCTCGGCACGCGTGCGACGGCCGCTTTCGCAGCCGGCGACTTGCCGGACGTGATCTATCACACGCTGCAATATGCCCTGCCCTGGGCTGAAGCCGGCATCCTGGACACGGAAGCTGCGACGGAAGTTCTTGAAAATCTCGGTGCCGACACGTTTGCACCGGGGGCTGTTGCCATGGCGGCCGTGGAAGACGGTATTGCGTCCGTTCCGGTGGACGGCTGGACGCAGATGGTCGTCTACCGCAAGGACCTGTTCGATGCGAACGGCCTGGCGGCGCCCGACAGCTACGAGGCGATCCTGGCAGCCGTTGAAAAACTGCACAATCCGCCGGAAATGTTCGCCTTTGTCGCGGCGACCAAGATCGACGAAAACTTCATGAGCCAGGTGCTGGAGCATGTGCTTCTGGCCAATGGCGTGACGCCGGTCGACGACAACGGGTTCAAGGCGCTGGATGAAAAGAAGACCATCGAGGCGCTGGAATTCTACAAGGCCATCGCAGAAGCGTCTCCTCCCGGTGACCTTTACTGGAAACAGTCGCGCGAACTTTATTTTGCCGGCAAAGCAGCGATGATCATCTGGTCGCCCTTCATTCTGGACGAACTGGCCGGCCTGCGTGACAGCGCCCCGCCGACCATCACCGACGACCCGACCTCCAAGGAGCTCGCCTCCAAGACCGGCATCGTGACGACCCTCAAGGGTCCGTCTAACCCGGACGGGGCAGCCTGGGGTGACATTCGCTACTTCGGTATCACCAACGATGCGGACACGGAAGCGGCGATGCAGTTTGTCGAGTTCTCCGTGGACGACGGCTACATGTCGACCCTGTCGATCGCTCCGGAAGGCAAGTTCCCGGTGCGCCGCGGCAACAAGGACAATGCCACCGCCTTTGTCGATGGCTGGGCCAAGCTGCCGGTTGGTGTCGACCGCAAGGCGCCGCTGACGGATCTCTATGACGCTGAGACCATCAACGTGATCGTATCCGGTCTGGATACCGCCAGCCGCTGGGGCGTGACCGAAGGTCAGCTGTCGCTTGCCTCCAAGATCATCAACAGCCAGGTGATCAACCGGTACGTTCGCGAATATATCGACGGCGAACGCGATGCAGCGGCAACGGTTGCCAAGCTCAACGAAGAACTGGCCAAGGTCCAGTAA
- a CDS encoding carbohydrate ABC transporter permease: MQRREMWLAYMMLAPTFAIILMIVAGPLLANFWISVKPVQLADLRPPTVLVNERVRGRPEAPGDTATLEYRVRNSSQEEEIRNVVLTDQIPAGFDAVTVPDICSLQGTALTCTLGTVEPGWRDRLRLEGTVTEAFLAANRPERASTPQVSGEANNVLTNLDFTFENFQRIFSADEFWSVLRVTFYYTIFGTGGALVLGLFAAQLLHTVFPGRGLMRGLFLFPYVSPVIAVAFTWVVLFDPFSGTLNALLTKMGVVSDPINFFGQRAIEFSFFGIPMEFPLALTTVIAFEAWRYFPLSFLFILARMQSINTDMYEAAEMDGATPLQQFWYLSLPQLMGILSVLFLLRFIWTFNKFDDIFLLTGGNAGTRTLTVDVYEQGFALSNLGAGAAVAVVVFVVLVTFATIFIRFSPKEEGL, from the coding sequence ATGCAACGGCGGGAAATGTGGCTGGCCTACATGATGCTGGCACCGACATTTGCCATCATCCTGATGATCGTTGCCGGGCCGCTCCTGGCCAATTTCTGGATCAGTGTGAAACCGGTGCAGCTCGCCGATCTTCGCCCGCCGACCGTGCTGGTCAACGAGCGTGTGCGCGGCCGGCCGGAAGCGCCCGGCGACACCGCGACCCTGGAATATCGCGTGCGCAACTCCTCGCAGGAGGAAGAGATCCGCAACGTGGTTCTGACAGACCAGATCCCGGCCGGTTTCGATGCTGTCACCGTTCCGGATATCTGCAGTCTTCAAGGCACAGCGCTGACCTGTACCCTCGGGACGGTTGAGCCCGGATGGCGCGACCGGCTTCGGCTGGAAGGAACCGTGACGGAGGCGTTTCTTGCTGCCAACCGTCCGGAACGTGCCAGCACGCCGCAGGTGAGCGGGGAGGCCAACAACGTCCTGACCAATCTCGATTTCACCTTCGAGAACTTTCAGCGGATCTTCAGCGCCGACGAGTTCTGGTCGGTGCTGCGGGTCACGTTCTACTACACGATCTTCGGCACCGGCGGTGCCCTGGTGCTTGGTCTGTTTGCAGCGCAGCTGTTGCACACGGTCTTTCCCGGGCGCGGGTTGATGCGCGGCCTGTTCCTGTTTCCCTATGTCTCGCCTGTGATCGCGGTCGCGTTTACCTGGGTGGTTCTGTTTGATCCGTTTTCGGGAACGCTCAACGCGCTTCTGACCAAGATGGGCGTGGTCTCCGACCCGATCAATTTCTTCGGTCAACGGGCAATCGAGTTCTCGTTCTTCGGCATTCCCATGGAGTTTCCGCTGGCGCTGACCACTGTCATTGCCTTCGAGGCCTGGCGCTACTTTCCTCTGTCCTTCCTGTTCATCCTGGCGCGCATGCAGTCGATCAACACCGATATGTATGAAGCTGCCGAGATGGATGGTGCCACACCGCTGCAGCAGTTCTGGTATCTGTCCCTGCCGCAATTGATGGGCATCCTGTCGGTGCTGTTCTTGCTCCGCTTCATCTGGACCTTCAACAAGTTCGACGACATCTTCCTGCTGACCGGCGGCAATGCGGGCACGCGCACGCTGACCGTCGATGTCTATGAGCAGGGCTTTGCGCTCTCCAATCTCGGGGCAGGGGCCGCCGTCGCGGTGGTCGTCTTCGTCGTGCTCGTCACTTTCGCCACAATCTTCATCCGCTTCTCGCCGAAGGAGGAAGGCCTATGA
- a CDS encoding circularly permuted type 2 ATP-grasp protein, which yields MSLDENAEKGAHAYSLLKAYRPFPDVSDELLDPEGRVRQVWRPFLDHLSSLSAEDIQERFARGNQYLNDAGVYFRQYGQDGANEREWPLSHIPVIISQDDWQVISEGLIQRAELLEHVVADLYGQNRLVADGFLPASLIARSPEWQRPLVGVSPKSGHFLHFLAFEIGRGPDGTWWVLSDRAQAPSGAGFALENRVATGRVFNEFFAKANVHRLASFFRRFRDHLVDLRGEPDSRVSILTPGPLNDTYFEHAYIARYLGFMLLEGEDLTVENGRLMVRTVAGLRPVSVLWRRLDSAWIDPVEMNETSQIGTPGLVQAVRQGAVTMINALGTGILETRALLAFLPRISEHLIGEQLKLPNVATWWCGEAATRSYVKDHAETMMFSPALSTALPFASAQTDFIGKDFHRLNQGVLDSWIDSKAGDLVAQEAVTLSTTPAYQDERLVPRPMSLRVFLARTARGWEVMSGGFARIGRTEDASAIAMQAGGSAADVWIVGGQKPVKETLLHQIESPFFKAQSGTLPSRAADNLFWLGRYVERAEGAVRLLRAYHARLLETADPDAPLVAQTEEFLDKIGVAPDHPIPAGLCDMLQAAVGSAGKVRDRFSVDGWLALNDLAQTANGARRTMRESADVTRAMGLLLRKITGFSGLVHENMYRFTGWRFLSIGRALERAHRMADLLTEFTAADAPEGALELLLEVGDSAMSMSRRYAVSLSQSTVLDLLAMDTKNPRSVLYQLSDMKDHIEVLPGATDQGHLSDLARSVLQVHTSLAISTPETLTPEKLGELRDQIAYLSVELTDAYIR from the coding sequence ATGAGTCTGGACGAAAACGCAGAAAAAGGGGCACATGCCTACAGCCTGTTAAAGGCCTATCGTCCTTTTCCGGATGTCTCGGACGAACTCCTTGATCCCGAAGGCCGGGTACGCCAGGTCTGGCGCCCCTTCCTGGACCACCTGTCCTCCCTGTCAGCTGAAGACATTCAAGAGCGCTTTGCCCGCGGCAACCAGTATCTGAACGATGCCGGCGTCTACTTTCGCCAATATGGCCAGGACGGCGCCAATGAACGCGAGTGGCCGCTCAGCCACATTCCGGTGATCATCAGCCAGGACGACTGGCAGGTCATTTCGGAAGGCCTCATCCAGCGGGCGGAACTGCTTGAGCACGTGGTGGCCGATCTCTATGGACAGAACCGGCTTGTTGCCGACGGTTTCCTTCCGGCCAGCCTGATTGCCCGGAGCCCCGAATGGCAGCGTCCCCTGGTCGGCGTCTCACCGAAATCCGGCCATTTCCTGCATTTTCTGGCATTCGAGATCGGCCGGGGGCCGGACGGCACCTGGTGGGTGCTGTCGGACCGCGCCCAGGCACCGTCCGGTGCCGGTTTCGCTTTGGAAAACCGGGTGGCAACGGGCCGCGTCTTCAATGAATTCTTCGCCAAGGCCAATGTGCATCGCCTGGCCAGCTTTTTCCGCCGCTTCCGCGATCACCTGGTCGACCTGCGCGGCGAGCCGGACAGCAGGGTCTCGATCCTGACGCCGGGTCCATTGAACGACACTTATTTCGAACATGCCTATATTGCCCGCTATCTCGGTTTCATGCTGCTGGAAGGTGAAGACCTGACGGTTGAAAACGGGCGCTTGATGGTCAGGACCGTTGCCGGGCTCAGGCCCGTCAGCGTGCTGTGGCGCCGCCTCGACAGTGCCTGGATCGACCCGGTTGAAATGAACGAGACCTCGCAGATCGGAACACCCGGACTGGTCCAGGCAGTTCGCCAGGGTGCCGTCACCATGATCAACGCACTCGGCACCGGCATTCTGGAGACCCGCGCGCTGCTCGCCTTCCTGCCGCGGATCAGCGAACACCTCATTGGAGAACAGCTGAAACTGCCCAATGTTGCCACATGGTGGTGCGGCGAGGCAGCAACGCGGAGCTACGTCAAGGACCACGCCGAAACCATGATGTTCAGTCCGGCGCTCAGCACGGCCCTGCCGTTCGCCTCGGCCCAGACCGATTTCATCGGCAAGGATTTTCACCGGTTGAACCAGGGGGTTCTTGATAGCTGGATCGACAGCAAGGCAGGCGACCTGGTTGCCCAGGAAGCCGTGACGCTGTCTACGACACCGGCGTATCAGGACGAACGTCTGGTGCCGCGCCCCATGTCCTTGCGGGTGTTTCTGGCGCGCACCGCCAGGGGGTGGGAAGTCATGTCCGGTGGTTTTGCCCGCATCGGCCGCACGGAGGATGCCAGTGCCATCGCGATGCAGGCGGGCGGTTCGGCCGCCGATGTCTGGATCGTTGGCGGTCAGAAACCCGTCAAGGAAACCTTGCTGCACCAGATCGAGTCGCCGTTCTTCAAGGCGCAGAGCGGCACCTTGCCCTCCCGTGCCGCCGACAACCTCTTCTGGCTCGGCCGCTATGTGGAACGGGCGGAAGGCGCAGTCCGGTTGCTGCGCGCCTATCACGCACGTCTCCTGGAAACCGCCGACCCGGACGCTCCCCTTGTTGCCCAGACAGAGGAGTTTCTCGACAAGATCGGCGTCGCCCCCGACCATCCGATCCCGGCCGGCCTTTGCGACATGCTGCAGGCAGCGGTGGGAAGCGCCGGCAAGGTACGCGACCGCTTTTCGGTCGATGGCTGGCTGGCACTGAATGATCTCGCCCAGACCGCCAATGGCGCCCGGCGCACCATGCGCGAGAGTGCCGACGTCACCCGCGCGATGGGGCTGCTGCTGCGCAAGATCACCGGCTTCTCCGGGCTGGTTCATGAAAACATGTATCGCTTTACCGGTTGGCGTTTCCTGAGCATCGGCCGCGCCCTGGAACGCGCCCACCGAATGGCCGATCTGCTGACCGAGTTCACGGCCGCAGACGCGCCTGAAGGCGCTCTTGAACTGCTGCTGGAGGTCGGCGACAGCGCGATGTCCATGAGCCGCCGTTACGCTGTTTCCCTCAGCCAGTCCACCGTGCTGGACCTGTTGGCAATGGACACCAAGAACCCCCGCTCCGTGCTCTATCAGCTGAGCGACATGAAGGATCACATCGAAGTCCTGCCCGGTGCGACGGATCAGGGTCACCTGTCGGACCTCGCCCGTTCCGTTCTGCAGGTTCACACCAGCCTGGCCATCTCGACACCCGAAACGCTGACGCCGGAAAAACTCGGCGAGCTGCGGGACCAGATCGCCTATCTCTCGGTTGAACTGACCGATGCCTATATCCGCTGA
- a CDS encoding LacI family DNA-binding transcriptional regulator, with protein sequence MSRIRGSVTIDDVARHVGVAKGTVSRVLNNYTDISEETRKRILKAVQDLGYQPSATARNLKRGRQDTLGIVIPVGHGSGADPFLSEFIDGIARALDELGLDLLVTTAHSRSHMIETMQRLIARRKVDGFIVTRTEVDDPRIAYLKEQNFAFVAHGRTRDPSGYAWFDIDNEAAFADGVRHLYSLGHERIGLIGGSLDLNFALQRRNGYRQGLEALGLAHDPGLESLQSVGEKGGFAGAQELLSQDTPPTALLCVTDALAIGAVQFCRKFGLKVGSDVTVIGYDGLPVGEYLDPPLTTFSQSAQEAGGRVARMLIDVLDGKDPSSLQALAKADLIRRASDGAPSKTPEALADALRDRLNQQPHSGRKGE encoded by the coding sequence ATGTCGCGGATACGCGGTTCCGTCACGATCGACGACGTGGCCCGGCACGTGGGTGTCGCCAAGGGCACCGTGTCGCGTGTTCTGAACAACTACACAGACATTTCGGAAGAGACCCGCAAACGTATTCTGAAAGCGGTTCAGGATCTTGGCTACCAGCCGTCTGCGACAGCGCGAAACCTGAAGCGCGGACGTCAGGATACGCTTGGTATCGTTATTCCGGTCGGTCATGGCAGCGGGGCAGATCCCTTCCTGTCGGAATTCATCGACGGCATTGCCCGGGCCCTGGACGAGCTGGGACTGGACCTGCTGGTGACAACGGCGCATTCGCGCAGCCACATGATCGAAACAATGCAGCGCCTGATCGCGCGGCGCAAAGTGGACGGTTTCATCGTGACGCGCACCGAAGTCGACGATCCGCGCATCGCCTATCTGAAAGAGCAGAATTTCGCCTTCGTCGCCCACGGCCGCACCCGGGATCCCTCCGGATATGCCTGGTTCGATATCGACAATGAAGCCGCCTTTGCCGACGGCGTGCGCCACCTCTACAGCCTGGGTCATGAGCGCATCGGGTTGATCGGTGGTTCGCTGGACCTGAATTTCGCGCTGCAACGCCGCAACGGCTATCGCCAGGGTCTGGAGGCTCTTGGGCTCGCGCATGACCCAGGTCTGGAGAGCTTGCAAAGCGTTGGCGAAAAGGGCGGTTTTGCCGGTGCCCAGGAATTGCTGTCGCAGGACACGCCGCCAACCGCGCTTCTGTGTGTCACGGATGCGCTGGCGATCGGTGCGGTGCAGTTCTGTCGCAAGTTCGGTCTGAAGGTCGGCTCGGACGTCACCGTGATCGGCTATGACGGCCTGCCGGTCGGCGAATATCTCGATCCGCCGCTGACCACGTTTTCTCAGAGCGCGCAGGAGGCCGGTGGCCGAGTGGCGCGCATGCTGATCGATGTTCTGGACGGCAAGGATCCGTCGAGTTTGCAGGCGCTTGCAAAGGCTGACCTGATCCGGCGCGCGTCTGACGGTGCGCCAAGCAAGACACCGGAGGCGCTTGCTGATGCGCTCCGGGACCGGCTGAACCAACAGCCACATTCTGGCAGGAAGGGAGAGTAA
- a CDS encoding ABC transporter ATP-binding protein, translating into MGAIQLNKVEKWFGSLQVIKGIDLDIQDGEFVIFVGPSGCGKSTLLRLISGLEETSRGTIDIDGKDVTALPPSGRGLSMVFQSYALYPHMSVRENVGFGLKTAGVPKAEIERKVNDAADVLKLGDYLDRRPKALSGGQRQRVAIGRAIVREPSAFLFDEPLSNLDAALRVEMRFEVARLHKSLGTTMIYVTHDQVEAMTLADKIVVLQSGKIEQVGSPRELYERPDNLFVAQFIGSPKMNVLPCSVEGDQFSLQGHGGGHYPHAGSAQLPVKLGIRPEHMHIVGSGEGHCVGTVEVAEYLGADTFLYVALDGLETVLVRISGSETVEEGARVGLRFDESRMHFFDAGGQAVR; encoded by the coding sequence ATGGGAGCGATCCAGCTCAACAAGGTCGAAAAATGGTTCGGTAGTCTCCAGGTGATCAAGGGGATCGACCTGGACATTCAGGATGGCGAATTCGTGATTTTTGTCGGACCGTCAGGATGCGGCAAGTCCACCTTGTTGCGCCTGATCTCAGGTCTGGAGGAAACCAGCCGGGGAACGATCGACATTGACGGCAAGGACGTCACGGCTCTGCCGCCATCCGGGCGCGGACTGTCGATGGTGTTCCAGTCCTATGCGCTTTATCCGCATATGTCCGTGCGAGAAAATGTCGGGTTCGGCTTGAAGACGGCAGGTGTGCCCAAGGCAGAAATCGAACGCAAGGTCAATGACGCGGCGGATGTCCTGAAGCTTGGCGATTACCTGGACCGGCGGCCGAAGGCGCTCTCGGGCGGGCAGCGTCAGCGGGTTGCCATCGGCCGCGCGATTGTGCGCGAACCGAGCGCCTTCCTATTCGACGAACCGCTGTCAAACCTCGATGCCGCCCTGCGTGTCGAGATGCGTTTCGAAGTTGCGCGTCTGCACAAGAGCCTTGGCACGACCATGATCTACGTCACCCATGATCAGGTCGAGGCGATGACGCTGGCCGACAAGATCGTGGTGCTGCAAAGCGGCAAGATCGAACAGGTCGGCTCACCGCGCGAGCTCTATGAACGGCCGGACAATCTGTTTGTCGCCCAGTTCATCGGCTCTCCGAAAATGAACGTGCTGCCCTGCTCGGTGGAGGGTGATCAGTTTTCCCTGCAGGGCCACGGCGGCGGGCATTACCCGCATGCCGGATCCGCGCAATTGCCGGTGAAACTCGGCATTCGCCCGGAGCACATGCACATCGTCGGATCGGGCGAAGGACATTGTGTTGGCACGGTTGAAGTTGCCGAATATCTGGGGGCCGACACGTTCCTTTATGTCGCGCTGGATGGCCTGGAGACTGTCCTGGTGCGCATCAGCGGCTCGGAAACCGTGGAAGAAGGGGCGCGCGTCGGTCTGAGGTTTGACGAGAGCCGCATGCATTTCTTTGACGCAGGCGGCCAGGCAGTGCGCTGA